A region of the Oculatellaceae cyanobacterium genome:
AACAACGCTGCAGTAGCCAACCCAGACAGCTATACGACAGCAGAAGACACAACCTTAACAATTACAGCCCCTGGAATATTAAGCAACGATAACGATGCAGACGGCAACAGTTTCACTGCACAACTGGTCACTGGCCCTAGTCATGGTAGCTTGAGTTTAAATCCTGACGGTAGTTTTACCTACATTCCCGATCAGAATTACAACGGTAGCGACAGTTTTACTTATTTTGCCAACGATAACTTAATAAACGGTCAACCCGCCACCGTCACCTTAACAGTTAATTCTGTTAATGATGCACCAGCTGCTAACAACGACAACTTCAGCGTTAATGAAGATACAACTTTAACCGTTGCTATTAGTGACTTAGTGGCTAATGATACCGATATTGAGGGTGATACTCTAACTTTTGATAGCTTTACTCAACCCAGTCACGGAACTTTAACACTCGACAACGGCAACCTAATTTATCAACCTTTTGCCAACTACAACGGCACAGACAGCTTTACCTACACAGCTAATGACGGAACCGTTGATAGTAATTCTGCAATTGTAAACTTAACAGTTAACGCAGTAGACGACACAGCTTTTTACGTCACCAATACAAACGATTCCGGTATTGGTTCATTACGTCAAGCCATACTTGATGCCAATGCTGACCCAGGAATCGAAGATATTATATTTAATTTAAATACCAGCCAACCACAGACAATTAACCTACTTACTGTACTACCAGATATTGGAGATACTGGAGTTAACTTCAAAGGCTTGGGTGCAGATAACTTAATAGTTACCCGTAGCACTCAAGCCACCAGTGACTTTCGTATCTTTAAAGTTAATGCTGGTGCCATTGTCAGTATTGAGGGCATGACAATTAGTAATGGTAAAGCTACTGGAAACTTTCCCACTGGTGCAGGTGGAGGAGTTTATAACGATGGCATTTTAAGCGTCAGCAATAGCAAATTTAGTAACAACTTGGCGGCTTTTGGTGGGGCGATATTTAACAGTAGTAATGGCAAACTTACCAGCATTACCAGTAGCACTATTAGTAATAATCAAGCTACCTTTGGTGGTGGCATATTTAATCAAGCTGGTAGCATAATCAATAGCATTACCAGTAGTACTATTAGTGATAACTCGGCATCACAACTTGGTGGGGGTATTCTCAACCAAGTATCCGGCGAAATCAAAGACATTACGAATAGCACTATTGGTAATAATATAGCAACAATTGCTGGTGCTGGCATTTTTAATCAAACCAATGGCAAGATCAAGATTACAAGTAGTACTATTAGTGCTAACACAACCAATCATGGTGGCGGAATTTATAACGAAGAAGGTACAATTACAGCCAAAAATACAATAATTGCAGGTAACACTGCCAATTTTGTTCCCGACTTTGTTAGCACTGCCAATTCAACTTTCATTTCCGGTGGTCATAACTTAATTGGTACAGCGACTACAGGTACTATCGCCAGCGATATTATTACCTCTGATACCAAACTCGGCACACTGCAAAACAACGGCGGTACAACTCAAACCATAGCGTTACTACCTGGAAGTCCCGCCATCAACGCAGGAGATGATAGTAACGCACCAACCACAGACCAACGTGGACAAACTCGCATCTTTGATGGCAAAATCGACATCGGCGCTTATGAAAGTCGCATTGCCATAGTTACAGGTACTACTAAAAATGAGAATATAAGCAGCAATATCACTAATGCTGACGTGATTGAATTTCGCGCCCAAGCTGGCAGCGATGTGATTAAAGCTACAGCATTGAGTGACTATATTGACGGCGGTACAGGAAAAGACCAAGTAACTTACGCCACCTCAACCGCCGCCATCAACATTAACTTAGCTACAAATACAGCCAGTGGTGGTCATGCCAACAACGACACGCTGATTGGCATCGAAGGAATTATTGGCTCATCCTACAACGATGTCATCACTGGAAGCACTGAAAACGGCACATTTAACGGAGGTGCAGGAGCAGATACCATTAATGGTGGAGGAGGTACAGATAGTACCAGCTACACCACATCAACCGCAGCAGTCAATGTCAATCTCAACACAGGAATTAATCGAGGTGGAGATGCCGAGTTTGATATATTAACCAGCATTGAAAACCTCATCGGTTCTAAATTTCATGACACCCTGACAGGAAGTAACAATTCGCAAGTGATTTATGGTGGTAGTGGCAACGATTCCATTACAGGAGGAACAAGTCAAGACCTGCTATATGGTGACAACGGTAACGACACCTTATTAGGTGCCGCAGGTCAAGATATCCTGACTGGAGGTGCAGGGGCAGATGTACTTGATGGTGGTGAGGGTAAAGACCAAATCAACTATGCCACATCAAGAAATGGTGTCAATATTAATTTATTTGACAGTACAGCAACAGGTGGAGATGCCACAGGAGATAGCTTCTTAAATATTGAAGACATCGCTGGGTCAGCATATAAGGATACTTTAACTGGAGATGATGGGAGCAACAGCCTGGTTGGTCGTAATGGTAACGACGTGCTCAAAGCCAGAGGTGGAGATGATATTTTAGTGGGTGACCTTGGTGCTGATAGCTTAGATGGTGGTGATGGGATTGATACAGTCACCTATTTCAGTTCCAATGATGCCATCAACGTCAATTTAGCCACCGCGACATATTCAGGTGGCTATGCACAAGGTGACAGTTTGAGTCAGATTGAAAATTTAATTGGTTCTAGTTTTAATGACGAATTGGGTGGTAATAGCAGTAACAACCAACTGGAAGGTGGAAGTGGCAATGATACCTTAAGTGGGTATAACCCTAGTAGTTTTGGTGTAGGTGAAATAGATACACTTATTGGTGGAGTTGGTAGCGATCGCTTTGTAGTGGGAAGTAATTATAATGATGGCGACAATACTACCAAGGGCATCAACGATTATGTGTTGATTAAAGATTTTAAAGTGGGTCAAGATGTGGTGCAGTTAGCTAACAATTTGACTTATTTCTTAGGTTCATCGCCTAGTGGTGTAGTAGGGGGGACTAGCATTTTTATTGACAATGATGGTACGAGTGGTTTAACTACCCAAGATGAACTTATAGGCGTGTTGCAGGGTGTGAATTTGGGTAAGGGATTAATTAGTAATAATACTCAAGGTTTTAATTTTGTGTAGGATATAGGACGAAGATTTTGAGGTTGGCGATCGCACTGTTCTACTCAACTATGAAGCAAAGTATAATAGTGCGATAGCACACTACAAATTAGGCGTTTCATTACATATAGCAATTAGCAGTTAGCTTTTAGCAATTAGCTTTTCTTAAATGCTTTGCTCATAAGGGTTTTAGCCCTAAAAAATGCTCATAGCGCCTTGGCGGTTGCTATATTTACCACTGTGCTGAACAAGATGACCGAATTCCAGTGATGTCCACTGCCTATCCGGTAGTCAAATCAATAAGATAATTTTTGTTAAATTGTTACTTATGATACCGTTTATTTGTTTTAATTAAATTAAGGCTAAAAAATTATTCTGTGCTTTAAAAAGTTAAACAGATTCCCAGATCAAATAAAAATTACGCATTCCCTAATCCGCTTAACTGATTGTAAAAATTTGTTGCCTACTGACGGGAAAGTAGAGCTAGTCAAAACTTTTTGATGAAGTTGTTGCGGAGATATTAGTCTTAAAATTAGCGTACATGATATTAAGAGCGCGTGAATTTTAAGATAGCGTTGGATTTTTTTAAAAGATGCGCTAGTGCGCGACGCAGGCGCGATCGCAATCTATATTTAGCCTCAGCTTTGGTAATGGTTTACCGAAGTTGAACCAGCTATTTTAGTTAAGCGTAAAGGGAATTAAACTTTTAGCGCAGGCAACCAATAAGAGTAATAATCAGATGTCTAAATCACTATTGTCTGATGCTAGTCAAATTCTCGAAAAAGCACTGAAATATG
Encoded here:
- a CDS encoding DUF4347 domain-containing protein — encoded protein: MTTTPNTSTTSSIVIIDPTVADYKQLIAGLQGNPEVFILDSQLDGISQITSILSNHSQVSNLKIISHGSDGNLYLGNTSINQLNIDTYKSQLNQWSGSLTDDADILLYGCNVASSSNGVKFIQTLSELTGADVAASNDLTGNASLGGDWDLEVTTGVIETPTAFDAEVENNYQNVLASFSEDTSLTLPGVEQSSVTWGDYNNDGLLDFLLTGLNGSTRISKLYQNTGSGFSEDTTVTLPGVFNSSVAWGDYNNDGLLDFLLAGVAGSGRISKLYQNTGSGFSEDTTVSLPGVVQGDVAWGDYNNDGLLDILLTGYNAPNSDGISKLYKNTGSGFSEDTSVTLPGVGDSSVAWGDYNNDGLLDFLLTGYSGFTLISKLYKNTGSGFSEDTSVSLPGVQNGSVAWGDYNNDGKLDFLLTGRTTSGFISKLYKNTGSGFSQDTSVSLPGVQLSSVAWGDYNNDGLLDFLLTGNTGGISLISKLYYNTGSGFSEDTSVSLPGFQQSSVAWGDYNNDRKLDFLLTGQSAAGRISKLYTNTGDTANTAPSAPSNLNATINGTLVNLSWSPGTDNETPATGLDYNIMIGTTEGSNDILSSMSDSSGNRLIPSLGNVNANLSWTFNHNLPSGHKYYWGVQSIDTAFAGSSFATGEFIINNAAVANPDSYTTAEDTTLTITAPGILSNDNDADGNSFTAQLVTGPSHGSLSLNPDGSFTYIPDQNYNGSDSFTYFANDNLINGQPATVTLTVNSVNDAPAANNDNFSVNEDTTLTVAISDLVANDTDIEGDTLTFDSFTQPSHGTLTLDNGNLIYQPFANYNGTDSFTYTANDGTVDSNSAIVNLTVNAVDDTAFYVTNTNDSGIGSLRQAILDANADPGIEDIIFNLNTSQPQTINLLTVLPDIGDTGVNFKGLGADNLIVTRSTQATSDFRIFKVNAGAIVSIEGMTISNGKATGNFPTGAGGGVYNDGILSVSNSKFSNNLAAFGGAIFNSSNGKLTSITSSTISNNQATFGGGIFNQAGSIINSITSSTISDNSASQLGGGILNQVSGEIKDITNSTIGNNIATIAGAGIFNQTNGKIKITSSTISANTTNHGGGIYNEEGTITAKNTIIAGNTANFVPDFVSTANSTFISGGHNLIGTATTGTIASDIITSDTKLGTLQNNGGTTQTIALLPGSPAINAGDDSNAPTTDQRGQTRIFDGKIDIGAYESRIAIVTGTTKNENISSNITNADVIEFRAQAGSDVIKATALSDYIDGGTGKDQVTYATSTAAININLATNTASGGHANNDTLIGIEGIIGSSYNDVITGSTENGTFNGGAGADTINGGGGTDSTSYTTSTAAVNVNLNTGINRGGDAEFDILTSIENLIGSKFHDTLTGSNNSQVIYGGSGNDSITGGTSQDLLYGDNGNDTLLGAAGQDILTGGAGADVLDGGEGKDQINYATSRNGVNINLFDSTATGGDATGDSFLNIEDIAGSAYKDTLTGDDGSNSLVGRNGNDVLKARGGDDILVGDLGADSLDGGDGIDTVTYFSSNDAINVNLATATYSGGYAQGDSLSQIENLIGSSFNDELGGNSSNNQLEGGSGNDTLSGYNPSSFGVGEIDTLIGGVGSDRFVVGSNYNDGDNTTKGINDYVLIKDFKVGQDVVQLANNLTYFLGSSPSGVVGGTSIFIDNDGTSGLTTQDELIGVLQGVNLGKGLISNNTQGFNFV